A section of the Neorhizobium galegae bv. orientalis str. HAMBI 540 genome encodes:
- a CDS encoding GcvT family protein: protein MKTHARAVVIGGGVVGVSTLYHLAKKGWSDAVLIERKELTSGSTWHAAGLLPLFNLSYSVGQLHKYSVRFYQELQEETGMNVGFSKVSNIRLARTKDRWEEYMYYAGIAETIGVTVNVLTPEQVKEIWPLCEMDGILGAIQHPDDGYIQPADLTQALAKGARDLGATIYRNTTVTAIAQQPDGLWKVTTDKGEITAEHIISCTGNFARKTGEMVGINIPVIPVEHQYIVTEPHPAIQERKAKGLPEMGVLRESDSSWYMREENGGLLLGPYEVGAPVCYVDGPSDESEYELFNEELDRLMPYIETAIVRVPAFGEVGIKKVYNGAIAYTPDGSPIVGPAPGLKNFWLNEGHSFGITAAGGAGWQLAEWIVDGEPTVDMMGVDPRRFGPYATEGYLIEKNEEAYANVFTMHYPDEERSAARPLKTTPVYDRLKKMGAVFGSVYGWERANWFAPKGYEVPAEDLGVGAEVLTGHNHAPALEDGRIVEKWSFRRSNYFDHVGNEVKNVHENVGVLDMSAFAKMEVSGPGARAFLDSIFANAIPKKRGRIALCHLLTKQGGVRSEFTVYEWAPDRFYLVSAGAYEAHDQDYLRKLAPTDGSVKLTQITQRLGVLVLAGPKSRQVLKKLTRTSLENKDFPWLSGKEISVGMASAHALRVNFVGELGWELHHPIEMQNYIFDKLMEAGAEFGIKPFGIRAMLSMSVEKSYRLIPREMSIEYNAYESGLDRFIKTDKEFLGKQGLLSYKEKGLKWNFCTLVVEGANDLDARGSEAIYNEAGELIGRATNGAYGWRIGKSLALAMVKPGYAETGTRLKIKILGNLYNASVVAESPFDTDNVALRA from the coding sequence ATGAAGACACATGCACGGGCGGTGGTGATCGGCGGCGGCGTGGTCGGTGTTTCGACGCTTTATCATCTGGCGAAAAAGGGCTGGAGCGACGCGGTTCTGATCGAACGCAAGGAATTGACCTCGGGTTCGACCTGGCATGCGGCGGGTCTTCTGCCGCTCTTCAACCTCTCCTATTCGGTCGGCCAGCTGCATAAATATTCGGTGCGTTTCTATCAGGAACTGCAGGAAGAAACCGGCATGAATGTTGGTTTCTCGAAAGTCTCGAACATCCGTCTCGCCCGCACCAAGGACCGCTGGGAAGAGTACATGTATTATGCCGGGATCGCCGAGACGATCGGCGTCACGGTCAACGTCCTGACGCCCGAACAGGTGAAGGAGATCTGGCCGCTCTGCGAGATGGATGGAATCCTCGGCGCCATCCAGCATCCTGACGACGGCTATATCCAGCCGGCGGACCTCACGCAGGCGCTTGCCAAGGGTGCGCGCGACCTCGGCGCCACGATCTATCGCAACACGACCGTCACCGCCATCGCACAGCAGCCGGACGGGCTCTGGAAAGTGACGACCGACAAGGGCGAGATCACGGCCGAACACATCATTTCCTGCACCGGCAACTTCGCCCGCAAGACCGGCGAGATGGTCGGCATCAACATTCCGGTAATCCCGGTCGAGCACCAGTACATCGTCACCGAGCCGCATCCGGCGATCCAGGAGCGCAAGGCCAAGGGCTTGCCGGAAATGGGTGTCTTACGCGAATCGGACTCCTCCTGGTACATGCGCGAGGAGAATGGCGGCCTGCTGCTCGGGCCCTACGAGGTCGGAGCACCCGTCTGTTACGTCGACGGTCCGTCGGACGAGAGCGAATACGAGCTCTTCAACGAGGAACTCGACCGGCTGATGCCCTATATCGAGACCGCCATCGTGCGCGTGCCGGCGTTCGGCGAAGTGGGCATCAAGAAGGTCTACAATGGGGCGATCGCCTATACGCCGGACGGCTCACCGATCGTCGGTCCCGCACCTGGCCTCAAGAACTTCTGGCTGAACGAAGGCCATTCCTTCGGCATCACCGCAGCGGGCGGCGCCGGCTGGCAGCTTGCGGAATGGATCGTCGACGGCGAGCCCACCGTCGACATGATGGGCGTTGATCCGCGCCGCTTCGGCCCTTACGCAACGGAAGGCTACCTCATCGAGAAGAACGAAGAGGCCTATGCCAATGTTTTCACGATGCATTATCCTGATGAAGAGCGCTCCGCCGCGCGTCCCTTGAAAACGACGCCGGTCTATGACCGGTTGAAGAAGATGGGTGCCGTGTTCGGCTCCGTCTACGGCTGGGAACGCGCCAACTGGTTTGCGCCTAAAGGCTATGAAGTGCCTGCGGAAGACCTCGGCGTCGGCGCCGAGGTGCTGACCGGTCACAATCACGCGCCGGCGCTGGAAGATGGCCGGATCGTCGAAAAATGGTCCTTCCGCCGCTCGAACTATTTCGACCACGTGGGCAACGAGGTCAAGAATGTCCACGAGAATGTCGGCGTGCTCGACATGTCTGCCTTCGCCAAGATGGAAGTGTCCGGCCCGGGCGCGCGCGCTTTCCTCGACTCGATCTTCGCCAATGCGATCCCGAAGAAGCGCGGCCGCATCGCGCTCTGCCATCTGCTTACCAAACAGGGTGGGGTGCGCTCCGAGTTCACCGTCTATGAGTGGGCGCCGGATCGCTTCTATCTGGTATCGGCTGGTGCCTATGAGGCGCATGACCAGGATTATCTGCGCAAGCTCGCGCCGACAGACGGCTCGGTCAAACTCACCCAGATTACCCAGAGGCTCGGCGTGCTGGTTCTGGCCGGCCCGAAGTCTCGCCAGGTTCTGAAGAAGCTCACCCGCACCAGCCTTGAGAACAAGGATTTCCCCTGGCTTTCCGGCAAGGAAATTTCCGTCGGCATGGCGTCCGCCCATGCGTTGCGCGTCAATTTCGTCGGTGAACTCGGCTGGGAACTGCATCACCCGATCGAGATGCAGAACTACATCTTCGACAAGTTGATGGAAGCCGGCGCCGAGTTCGGCATCAAGCCCTTCGGCATTCGGGCCATGCTTTCCATGTCGGTCGAGAAGTCGTATCGGCTCATCCCGCGCGAAATGTCGATCGAGTACAATGCCTACGAGTCCGGTCTCGACCGTTTCATCAAGACGGACAAGGAATTCCTCGGCAAGCAAGGCCTGCTTTCCTATAAGGAAAAGGGGCTGAAGTGGAATTTCTGCACGCTGGTCGTCGAGGGCGCCAACGATCTCGATGCCCGCGGTTCTGAGGCGATCTACAATGAAGCCGGCGAATTGATCGGCCGCGCCACCAACGGTGCCTATGGCTGGCGGATCGGCAAGTCTCTGGCGCTGGCGATGGTGAAGCCGGGTTATGCGGAGACTGGCACGCGGCTCAAGATCAAGATTCTCGGCAATCTCTACAATGCCAGCGTCGTCGCCGAGAGCCCGTTCGACACCGACAACGTTGCACTGCGCGCGTGA
- a CDS encoding mechanosensitive ion channel domain-containing protein has translation MTQLLTTGPSTIQRIACALLAALIIAAPLGLPSQAAAQAQQQAQGQRQEQVAPDVTVDSINTDMKGKIDAIRQQLDSFRNRIQSDADDDARLAELRVRAEAIVGEMRSASDAMRTRVEQIQARLKGLGEPPAAGQPPEAPAVVEERNRLLNERSELNIIVDDAGQLSNSATQVANTITNLRRTLFTQTLFRHTELSGELFADAGNAFVAEVRNFGSTFSGWISFVWKFKKLQLLGALALSLGAAMLFLSGGYRLFGRFIRRDDHEHPSYIRRLSVAFWSTVIQTVALAAFLVASFLFLDGFNVLRTDITPIVVTFFAFVWFVNFVWKLTYGVLAPGEPEWRLVRITNRGAHLLTLAVLAMAIVNGLDYLLGAISEALNSPLVLTIVKSLLASVIIGLILIAISFIQPRLVEGEDPDSPGHRWPRFFPLFLRVMGLLLILSVLTGYVGLARFASTQIVLTGAVIVLIYIGLLSGRAISKQGSFTDTAAGRRLAEHFHFGEVSLDQAGLVAGLGIYAFALILGIPLILLTWGFQIADIEAWIYSFFTQIRIGNISISIVGILGGILLFGLGFVITRWIQKWIDGNVLARSQVDLGVRNSVKTGIGYLGVGLAVLVGVSAAGIDLSSFALVASALSVGIGFGLQNIVSNFVSGLILLVERPFKVGDHVVTGATEGIVKRISVRATEIETFRKQSIIVPNSDLINSPVGNWTHRNKIGRSEVPVAVSHHTDPQKVMDILLELVDQVPEVLRNPEPHVEFLNFGPSSLNFELRFHLADMGEGLRIRNNLRIAILKRFKEEGIAIPFPQQEIIFHRGRPILPEENDARGGA, from the coding sequence TTGACACAACTTCTCACGACCGGCCCTTCGACCATTCAACGGATAGCGTGCGCGCTCCTGGCGGCACTGATAATCGCTGCCCCGCTCGGCTTGCCCTCGCAGGCGGCCGCACAGGCGCAGCAGCAGGCACAAGGACAGCGCCAGGAACAGGTGGCGCCCGACGTCACCGTCGATTCCATCAATACCGACATGAAGGGCAAGATCGACGCGATCCGCCAGCAGCTCGATTCCTTCCGCAACCGGATCCAGAGCGATGCCGACGACGATGCACGTCTTGCGGAACTCAGGGTCAGGGCGGAAGCGATCGTCGGCGAAATGCGCTCCGCATCGGATGCCATGCGTACACGTGTCGAACAGATACAGGCCCGCCTCAAGGGACTCGGCGAGCCGCCCGCAGCCGGCCAGCCCCCGGAAGCGCCCGCGGTCGTCGAGGAGCGCAACCGGCTGCTGAACGAGCGCTCGGAGCTCAACATTATCGTCGACGATGCCGGCCAGCTTTCCAACAGCGCGACGCAGGTCGCCAACACGATCACCAATCTGCGCCGCACGTTGTTTACCCAGACGCTCTTCCGTCACACAGAGCTGTCGGGCGAGCTGTTCGCCGATGCCGGCAACGCATTCGTCGCGGAAGTCAGGAATTTCGGCTCCACCTTCAGCGGCTGGATCAGTTTCGTCTGGAAATTCAAAAAGCTGCAGCTGCTGGGCGCTCTGGCGCTGTCGCTCGGCGCGGCCATGCTCTTCCTGTCTGGGGGATATCGGCTGTTCGGGCGCTTCATCCGGCGCGACGACCATGAACATCCTTCCTATATCAGGCGTTTGTCGGTGGCCTTCTGGTCGACGGTGATCCAGACCGTGGCGCTGGCGGCCTTTCTGGTCGCCTCCTTCCTGTTCCTCGACGGCTTCAATGTCCTGCGCACGGATATCACGCCGATCGTGGTGACCTTCTTCGCGTTCGTCTGGTTCGTCAATTTCGTCTGGAAGCTCACCTATGGCGTGTTGGCGCCCGGCGAACCGGAATGGCGGCTCGTCCGCATCACCAACCGCGGCGCCCACCTGCTGACACTCGCCGTGCTTGCCATGGCAATCGTCAACGGGCTCGACTATCTGCTCGGCGCGATCAGCGAGGCGCTGAATTCCCCGCTGGTTCTGACCATCGTCAAAAGCCTGCTCGCCTCCGTCATCATCGGCCTGATCCTGATCGCCATCTCCTTCATCCAGCCGCGGCTTGTCGAGGGCGAGGATCCCGACAGCCCGGGGCATCGTTGGCCGCGCTTCTTTCCTCTGTTCCTTCGCGTCATGGGCCTGCTCCTCATCCTGTCGGTGCTGACGGGATATGTCGGGCTTGCGCGGTTCGCCTCGACCCAGATCGTGCTGACTGGCGCGGTGATCGTGCTGATCTATATCGGACTGCTGTCGGGTAGGGCGATCTCGAAACAGGGATCATTCACGGATACGGCCGCCGGCCGTCGGCTCGCCGAACACTTTCATTTCGGGGAGGTGTCGCTCGACCAGGCGGGGCTTGTCGCGGGGCTCGGCATCTATGCCTTTGCGCTGATCCTCGGCATCCCCCTCATTCTCTTGACCTGGGGTTTCCAGATCGCCGATATCGAAGCCTGGATCTACAGTTTCTTCACGCAGATCCGGATCGGTAACATCTCCATTTCTATCGTCGGTATTCTCGGCGGCATTCTGCTTTTCGGCCTCGGATTCGTCATCACGCGCTGGATCCAGAAATGGATCGACGGCAATGTGCTGGCGCGCAGCCAGGTGGATCTCGGCGTTCGCAATTCGGTCAAGACCGGTATCGGCTATCTCGGCGTCGGGCTTGCGGTGCTCGTCGGCGTTTCTGCCGCGGGCATCGATCTGTCGAGCTTCGCGCTGGTCGCATCCGCCCTGTCGGTCGGCATCGGTTTCGGTCTCCAGAATATCGTCTCGAACTTCGTGTCCGGCCTGATCCTGCTCGTCGAGCGGCCGTTCAAGGTGGGCGACCATGTGGTGACCGGGGCGACGGAAGGCATCGTCAAGCGCATTTCGGTGCGCGCCACCGAGATCGAGACGTTTCGCAAGCAGTCGATCATCGTGCCGAATTCCGACCTCATCAATTCGCCGGTCGGCAACTGGACGCATCGCAACAAGATCGGGCGTTCCGAAGTGCCGGTTGCGGTGAGCCACCATACCGATCCGCAGAAGGTGATGGATATTCTTTTGGAACTGGTCGACCAGGTTCCGGAAGTGCTGCGCAATCCGGAACCGCACGTGGAGTTTCTGAACTTCGGTCCGTCCTCGCTCAATTTCGAACTGAGGTTCCATCTGGCCGACATGGGCGAGGGCTTGAGGATCCGCAACAATCTGAGGATCGCCATCCTCAAGCGGTTCAAGGAAGAGGGGATCGCGATACCGTTCCCGCAGCAGGAGATCATCTTTCATCGGGGCCGGCCGATCCTGCCGGAGGAGAACGATGCAAGAGGGGGCGCGTAA
- a CDS encoding GlsB/YeaQ/YmgE family stress response membrane protein gives MEQAGIGWIAAIIIGGIAGWLAEKFMKSDMGLIMNIILGIVGAIIANAILNFFHLSLGSGWIAYLIAGFIGACILIAVARLFRR, from the coding sequence ATGGAACAGGCAGGTATCGGCTGGATCGCAGCCATCATCATCGGCGGCATTGCCGGCTGGCTCGCTGAAAAGTTCATGAAAAGCGACATGGGCTTAATCATGAACATTATTCTCGGCATTGTCGGCGCCATCATCGCCAATGCCATTCTCAACTTTTTCCACCTTTCGCTGGGTAGCGGCTGGATCGCTTACCTCATCGCTGGCTTTATCGGCGCGTGCATCCTGATCGCCGTCGCACGCCTGTTCCGCCGCTAG
- a CDS encoding DUF924 family protein, with translation MAQTDIKTPDEVFAFWFRELTRKDWFEKNEALDEAMRRHFAATHLSLARGELDAWRASPENRLAAVIVLDQLSRNLYRGTPLAFATDWLALREARLAIEAGADMAVLPEQRGFFYLPFEHSEVLADQDRSVELFALLGDADYLDYAERHRLVIREFGRFPHRNALLGRESTAAELEYLAKPGAGF, from the coding sequence ATGGCGCAGACCGACATAAAGACCCCGGACGAAGTTTTCGCCTTCTGGTTCAGGGAGCTCACCCGCAAGGACTGGTTCGAGAAGAACGAAGCGCTCGACGAAGCGATGCGCCGGCATTTTGCCGCGACGCATCTCTCGCTTGCCCGGGGCGAGCTCGACGCGTGGCGGGCTTCGCCGGAAAACCGGCTCGCGGCGGTGATCGTGCTCGACCAGCTTTCCCGCAATCTCTATCGCGGCACCCCGCTTGCCTTCGCAACGGACTGGCTGGCTTTGCGGGAGGCAAGGCTGGCAATCGAGGCCGGTGCGGATATGGCGGTCCTGCCCGAACAGCGCGGCTTCTTCTATCTCCCGTTCGAACACTCGGAAGTCCTTGCCGATCAGGATCGGTCGGTGGAGCTCTTCGCTTTGCTGGGGGATGCGGATTATCTGGATTATGCGGAGCGTCACCGCCTGGTGATCCGCGAGTTCGGCCGCTTCCCGCATCGCAATGCGCTGCTTGGCCGGGAATCGACCGCCGCCGAGCTGGAATATCTGGCCAAGCCCGGCGCCGGTTTCTGA
- a CDS encoding heme-degrading domain-containing protein, producing MAIEEDMAKIAEQEKALVFDRFDLTTAWDLGSLLRHMAVERGLSIVIDVQLHSMSAFYTALPGTSADNQSWVRRKRNLVLRFFQSSYAIGRKLELQGDTVENRYGISAADHAPHGGSFPIKVAGVGCIGAVTVSGLPQREDHNMVVEALARMTGKDISTLRLD from the coding sequence ATGGCCATCGAAGAAGACATGGCGAAGATCGCCGAGCAGGAGAAGGCGCTGGTCTTCGACCGGTTCGACCTGACGACCGCCTGGGATCTCGGATCGCTGCTCCGGCATATGGCCGTCGAGCGGGGCCTGAGCATCGTCATCGACGTGCAATTGCATTCGATGTCGGCCTTCTACACGGCGCTGCCGGGCACCAGCGCCGACAACCAGAGCTGGGTACGGCGCAAGCGCAATCTTGTGCTCCGCTTCTTCCAGTCCAGCTATGCGATCGGACGGAAGCTCGAGCTCCAGGGCGACACGGTCGAAAACCGATATGGTATTTCCGCGGCGGACCACGCGCCGCATGGCGGCAGCTTCCCGATCAAGGTCGCCGGTGTCGGTTGCATCGGGGCGGTGACCGTTTCGGGCCTGCCGCAGCGCGAGGATCATAATATGGTCGTCGAAGCCCTTGCACGGATGACCGGCAAGGATATCTCCACGCTCCGTCTCGACTGA
- the msuE gene encoding FMN reductase, whose protein sequence is MALKLVGLAGSYNRPSKTFALVEHIASVAAERYGFDTRLHDLTDVGPSLGQAQRQSDLDEAAARVLADVVEADFLIVGSPTYKGSYPGLFKHFIDLIDPEQLRAKPILITATGGGDRHALMVEHQLRPLFGFFMAHTLPTAVYASDRDFADYRIVSEALQQRIGFAVNELAAFFPVRELAAAE, encoded by the coding sequence ATGGCCCTGAAACTCGTCGGTCTCGCGGGGAGCTATAATCGCCCGTCCAAAACTTTTGCGCTGGTCGAACATATCGCCTCGGTCGCAGCCGAGCGTTATGGATTCGATACCCGGCTTCATGACCTCACCGATGTGGGACCGTCTCTTGGTCAGGCACAACGCCAGAGTGATCTTGATGAAGCGGCCGCCAGGGTACTGGCGGATGTCGTCGAGGCGGACTTCCTGATTGTCGGTTCGCCGACCTACAAGGGCAGCTATCCCGGGCTCTTCAAGCATTTCATCGATCTGATCGATCCCGAACAGCTGCGCGCCAAGCCGATCCTGATCACCGCGACCGGCGGTGGCGACCGGCACGCGCTGATGGTCGAACATCAGCTTCGGCCGCTTTTCGGTTTCTTTATGGCCCATACCCTGCCGACGGCCGTCTACGCATCCGATCGCGATTTCGCCGACTACCGCATCGTCTCCGAGGCGTTGCAGCAGCGGATCGGCTTTGCCGTCAACGAACTCGCCGCCTTCTTTCCCGTCCGGGAACTCGCTGCCGCCGAGTAA
- a CDS encoding FAD/NAD(P)-binding protein: protein MTYDVAVVGSGFSAIALTINLLRFLPSSASIAVVGDDPGFGRGTAYRTEFYLHRLNVPAARMSVFPDRPDDFVEWLRGQGRAAFPEDFASRGDYGLYLRDTLASLLRPRERRAHVDFIRAKATACVQCEQDGIVFHLDNVGELRARTVILALGVGNADLPLPKDRIDPGVGSRIIDNPWRLGWLSRVGRTDELCIFGSGLTMIDQVLSLRAQGHRGRIHVLSRRGLVPHPHPTRRAAPVTPDLPDSREISALLRALRRQVENGADWRGVVDGLRPQTQALWQSLTTEQRSRFLRHALAWWNIHRHRIAPEVFARFNALLKDGTVTVHAGFLREIDRDAEGANVRFRQRGTPDIASFHADWIVNCTGMERAGIGHSPLLTEMRNRQMIAMDELGLGISVDGRSRVLDPDGRPQPGLFAAGALTAGQFWEITAVPDIRVQAKALAETIATDISRTAPRRARIA, encoded by the coding sequence ATGACCTATGATGTCGCCGTCGTCGGTTCCGGTTTTTCCGCAATCGCCCTTACCATCAACCTCCTGCGCTTCCTGCCGTCCTCCGCGTCGATCGCGGTAGTCGGCGACGATCCCGGCTTCGGGCGGGGCACCGCCTACCGCACCGAATTCTATCTGCACCGTCTCAATGTCCCAGCGGCGCGGATGAGCGTGTTTCCGGATCGACCGGACGATTTCGTCGAATGGCTACGCGGCCAAGGCAGGGCGGCCTTTCCGGAGGATTTCGCCTCTCGCGGCGACTACGGCCTCTACCTGCGCGATACGCTTGCCTCGCTGCTGAGGCCCCGTGAGCGGCGCGCGCACGTGGATTTTATCCGAGCCAAGGCGACGGCCTGCGTCCAGTGCGAACAGGACGGGATCGTCTTCCATCTCGACAACGTCGGCGAACTGCGTGCCCGTACCGTCATTCTGGCGCTCGGCGTCGGCAATGCCGATCTGCCTTTGCCGAAGGATCGTATCGATCCGGGCGTCGGCTCCCGCATCATCGACAATCCCTGGCGACTCGGCTGGCTTTCGCGCGTCGGCCGCACCGACGAACTCTGTATCTTCGGCTCCGGCCTGACGATGATCGACCAGGTTCTGTCGCTGCGCGCCCAAGGACATCGCGGCCGCATCCATGTCCTGTCGCGGCGCGGACTGGTGCCGCATCCGCATCCGACCCGGCGCGCGGCTCCCGTCACGCCGGACCTGCCCGACAGCCGCGAAATCAGCGCGCTGCTGCGCGCCTTGCGGCGACAGGTGGAGAACGGTGCCGACTGGCGGGGCGTCGTCGATGGCCTGAGGCCGCAGACCCAGGCTTTGTGGCAGAGCCTTACCACCGAGCAGCGCTCGCGGTTCCTGCGCCATGCTCTTGCCTGGTGGAACATCCACCGCCACCGCATTGCGCCGGAAGTGTTCGCCCGCTTTAACGCGCTTCTGAAGGACGGTACGGTGACCGTGCATGCCGGTTTTCTCCGCGAGATCGACAGAGATGCCGAGGGTGCGAACGTCCGGTTCAGGCAACGCGGCACGCCGGACATTGCGTCGTTCCATGCGGACTGGATCGTCAACTGCACCGGCATGGAGCGCGCCGGCATCGGCCATTCGCCGCTGCTGACCGAGATGCGGAACCGACAGATGATCGCCATGGACGAACTCGGACTTGGCATCTCCGTCGATGGGCGGTCTCGCGTTCTCGATCCGGATGGCCGGCCACAGCCCGGCCTGTTTGCTGCGGGAGCGCTGACCGCCGGCCAATTCTGGGAGATCACGGCGGTGCCGGATATCCGCGTACAGGCCAAGGCGCTTGCAGAGACAATCGCCACGGACATTTCCCGGACGGCACCACGGCGAGCCCGTATCGCGTAG
- a CDS encoding response regulator: MAQKAVVLVVEDEPLIRFTTLDALEEVGHQVLEAGSADEAMVLFRNRSDIDIVFTDVNMAGSMDGIQLAQRIRAIRPSIGIIITSGVVSLDPMLLPANTVFLPKPYQHDMLLSSIHDMMPS; encoded by the coding sequence ATGGCGCAGAAAGCTGTTGTCCTCGTCGTCGAGGATGAACCGCTAATCCGATTCACCACGCTCGATGCGCTGGAAGAGGTCGGGCACCAGGTGTTGGAAGCAGGCAGTGCCGACGAGGCGATGGTGCTGTTCCGCAACCGGTCCGATATCGACATCGTTTTTACCGACGTGAACATGGCGGGGTCGATGGATGGCATCCAGCTCGCTCAGCGGATACGCGCCATCCGCCCGAGCATCGGCATCATCATCACGTCGGGCGTCGTCAGCCTCGATCCGATGCTCCTGCCGGCCAACACGGTCTTTCTGCCGAAGCCCTATCAGCATGACATGCTGCTGTCTTCGATCCACGACATGATGCCGAGTTGA
- a CDS encoding TerC family protein: MELFTAAGFAALLEVIAINLVLSGDNAIVIGLAAAGLPAELRKKAILFGISAATVLRLVFAVVATYLLAIKGLQLAGGLLLAWVCWKMWSELREGQGDDAHTAAQAKENAAQKTFFQAATQIVVADVSMSLDNVLAVAGAAKEHSTVLIIGLIVSIALMGIAANFVAKLLSRFRWIAYVGLAVIVYVALDMIYHGSLEVLPLIQGA, encoded by the coding sequence ATGGAACTCTTCACCGCAGCCGGCTTCGCGGCGCTTCTCGAGGTCATCGCCATCAACCTCGTTCTTTCCGGCGACAATGCCATCGTCATCGGTCTTGCTGCCGCCGGTCTTCCTGCCGAACTGCGCAAGAAGGCGATCCTCTTCGGCATCTCCGCGGCGACCGTGCTGCGCCTCGTGTTTGCGGTCGTTGCAACCTACCTTCTGGCGATCAAGGGGCTCCAGCTTGCCGGCGGCCTGCTGCTGGCCTGGGTCTGTTGGAAGATGTGGAGCGAGCTGCGCGAGGGCCAGGGCGACGATGCGCACACCGCCGCACAAGCCAAGGAAAACGCCGCGCAGAAGACTTTCTTTCAGGCCGCGACCCAGATCGTCGTCGCCGACGTCTCGATGTCGCTCGACAACGTGCTGGCTGTCGCCGGCGCCGCCAAGGAGCATTCGACCGTCCTGATCATCGGCCTGATCGTCTCGATCGCCCTGATGGGGATCGCCGCCAACTTCGTGGCCAAACTGCTCTCCCGTTTCCGCTGGATCGCCTATGTGGGCCTGGCGGTCATCGTTTATGTGGCGCTCGATATGATCTATCACGGCTCTCTCGAAGTCCTGCCGCTCATCCAGGGCGCATAA
- a CDS encoding cupin domain-containing protein, with protein sequence MSHDHDDHHHPHDNDHDGHSHVDWREHGVKVIPGNSLDPNTAQTPGMNRATAINNARAGAEKIWAGTVTIHANAKTGAHHHGDLESIIYVLKGRARMRWGDNLEFVAEAGPGDFIYVPPYVPHQEINASRDETLECVLCRSGQDPVVVNLDIEPIEKPEEVLWKDPIHK encoded by the coding sequence TTGAGCCACGATCACGACGATCATCATCACCCTCATGACAATGACCATGACGGTCATTCGCACGTCGATTGGCGCGAGCACGGCGTGAAAGTCATCCCCGGCAATTCGCTCGATCCCAACACCGCCCAGACCCCCGGCATGAACCGCGCGACCGCGATCAACAACGCCCGTGCGGGTGCCGAAAAGATCTGGGCGGGCACGGTGACGATCCATGCCAACGCCAAGACCGGCGCCCATCACCATGGCGATCTGGAAAGTATCATCTACGTACTGAAGGGAAGAGCGCGGATGCGCTGGGGCGACAATCTCGAATTCGTGGCGGAGGCAGGCCCCGGCGATTTCATCTATGTGCCGCCCTACGTGCCGCACCAGGAGATCAACGCCAGCCGCGACGAGACCCTGGAATGTGTCCTCTGCCGCTCCGGCCAGGACCCGGTCGTGGTCAACCTCGATATCGAACCGATCGAGAAGCCGGAAGAAGTCCTCTGGAAGGACCCGATCCACAAATAA